Proteins encoded by one window of Chondromyces crocatus:
- a CDS encoding DCC1-like thiol-disulfide oxidoreductase family protein: MLKPLRDHFARIDARSLGLFRVVMGLVLIGDLFGRLRWGREFYSNEGVLPNHNHLFNLRGKQEVFSVFHAFSTQGEGLLSLWLTLLVYLGFLLGWHTRVFHVLSLALFVSLTSRNLLAEGVGSYAAIALLFFTVFLPCGSRFSLDGLKASMALRDEQSAADLNDRRCYPRSVVDAVRLPGWSPVSVAALGVLVQIGVIYACSWLQKSGAAWQDGSALHYALHDDLRVSGIGAWLRGALGSGPLTGWTFALRYAEIAIPVLLLVPFAFRWTRLAAAGLMVFHGLSLVLLFQLGLYGGALVAAAMLVVPEAAWDRFENTPQPARMRTVIYDADCGVCLWLARVLRRLDLRGHVTFQGNDDRRGLLVRRTPSGPVKSAPLPAAITEELVDRTIVVVDPAGKIFVRSRAIVEILRVLPLGWLALPLALPGVSHLLDGLYDAVASRRHRISVLMGKTACGIRGPVTGASVDDDADEVKGEQTSAQGEVAEDVEGAAATRDDEARGETESNDEATAGPAKSKPRARPLLPAAPEVSPARRTARHVAGAGRELGAALVLAAMVAQTVKENPVPEALAEVPQGPMLAAIASWSRMMGRWDLMAPEPLRSDEVMVIDAQMRNGESLDLFTGVAPEVDLSARPPLVLGPLWGEYLHRVRRPEYLEYQRAFRDYLGKGGPLRGRIPSEMIVAGVDAYWVAQPIAPPGETKVETGTREKLFSHGKGGLGTGMDKVPLVRAGSRR, translated from the coding sequence GTGCTGAAGCCGCTCCGTGATCACTTCGCGCGCATCGACGCGCGCTCGCTGGGTCTGTTTCGGGTGGTGATGGGGCTGGTCCTGATCGGGGACCTCTTCGGTCGCCTGCGCTGGGGGCGGGAGTTCTACTCCAACGAGGGGGTGCTGCCGAACCACAACCACCTCTTCAACCTGCGCGGCAAGCAGGAGGTGTTCAGCGTCTTCCACGCCTTCTCGACCCAGGGCGAGGGGCTGCTTTCGTTGTGGCTGACGCTCCTCGTGTACCTCGGCTTCCTGCTCGGCTGGCACACGCGGGTGTTCCACGTGCTGTCGCTCGCGCTCTTCGTGAGCTTGACGTCGCGCAACCTGCTCGCCGAAGGGGTAGGCAGCTACGCGGCGATCGCGCTGCTGTTCTTCACGGTGTTCTTGCCGTGCGGGAGCCGGTTCTCGCTGGACGGCTTGAAGGCGTCGATGGCGCTGCGCGACGAGCAGAGCGCGGCGGATCTGAACGATCGGCGGTGCTACCCGCGCTCGGTCGTGGACGCGGTGCGCTTGCCGGGCTGGTCGCCGGTGTCGGTGGCAGCACTGGGCGTGCTGGTGCAGATCGGGGTGATCTACGCCTGCTCGTGGCTGCAGAAGTCGGGCGCGGCGTGGCAGGACGGCAGCGCGCTGCACTACGCGCTGCACGACGACCTGCGGGTGAGCGGGATCGGGGCGTGGCTGCGGGGCGCGCTCGGGAGCGGGCCGCTCACGGGGTGGACGTTCGCGCTGCGCTACGCGGAGATCGCGATCCCGGTGCTGCTGCTCGTGCCGTTCGCGTTCCGCTGGACGCGCCTCGCGGCGGCGGGGCTGATGGTGTTCCACGGGCTGAGCTTGGTGCTCCTGTTCCAGCTCGGTCTGTACGGGGGGGCGCTGGTCGCGGCGGCGATGCTGGTGGTGCCCGAGGCGGCGTGGGACCGGTTCGAGAACACGCCGCAGCCGGCGCGGATGCGCACGGTGATCTACGACGCCGACTGCGGCGTGTGCCTGTGGCTCGCGCGGGTGCTCCGGCGGCTGGACCTCCGGGGGCACGTGACCTTCCAGGGCAACGACGATCGGCGTGGGCTGCTCGTGCGGCGCACGCCGAGCGGTCCGGTGAAGTCGGCGCCGCTGCCGGCAGCGATCACCGAGGAGCTCGTGGACCGGACGATCGTGGTCGTGGATCCCGCGGGAAAGATCTTCGTGCGGAGCCGCGCCATCGTGGAGATTCTGCGGGTGCTGCCGCTCGGGTGGCTGGCGTTGCCGCTGGCCTTGCCCGGGGTGTCGCACCTGCTCGATGGGCTCTACGACGCGGTGGCGAGCCGTCGGCACCGCATCAGCGTGCTGATGGGCAAGACGGCCTGCGGGATCAGGGGGCCCGTCACGGGCGCGTCGGTCGATGACGACGCGGACGAGGTGAAGGGCGAGCAGACCTCGGCGCAAGGTGAGGTCGCGGAGGACGTCGAGGGAGCGGCGGCGACCCGGGACGACGAGGCGAGAGGCGAGACGGAGAGCAACGACGAAGCGACGGCGGGGCCCGCGAAGTCGAAGCCTCGGGCGCGCCCCCTGCTGCCCGCGGCACCCGAGGTGTCACCGGCGCGCCGGACCGCGCGGCACGTGGCGGGGGCGGGGCGTGAGCTGGGGGCTGCGCTCGTGCTCGCGGCGATGGTGGCGCAGACGGTGAAGGAGAACCCGGTGCCGGAAGCGCTGGCCGAGGTGCCGCAAGGGCCGATGCTCGCGGCGATCGCGTCGTGGTCGCGGATGATGGGGCGCTGGGATCTGATGGCGCCGGAGCCGCTGCGGAGCGACGAGGTGATGGTGATCGATGCGCAGATGCGCAACGGCGAGTCGCTCGATCTGTTCACGGGCGTGGCGCCGGAGGTGGATCTTTCGGCGCGACCGCCGCTCGTGCTCGGGCCGCTCTGGGGCGAGTACCTGCACCGGGTCCGGCGGCCGGAGTACCTGGAGTACCAGCGGGCCTTCCGCGACTACCTGGGCAAAGGTGGGCCGCTGCGGGGTCGGATCCCGTCGGAGATGATCGTCGCCGGGGTCGACGCTTACTGGGTGGCGCAGCCGATCGCGCCGCCGGGAGAGACGAAGGTCGAGACCGGGACGCGCGAGAAGCTGTTCAGCCACGGCAAGGGGGGGCTCGGGACCGGGATGGACAAGGTGCCGCTCGTGCGCGCGGGGTCGCGCCGCTGA
- a CDS encoding tryptophan 2,3-dioxygenase family protein gives MSTPPGTNYWDYIRVEDLLSLQGGYERDERKLGNDEVMFIVVHQVYELWFKLILRELTTARDLFMKEPVPDVELAAAARSFRRVVTIFQQAVNHFQVMETMTTRDYLEFRDQLIPASGFQSAQLREIEILLGLDDDRRVPLGKESSYKQALKMGQGEPAPALDRVEARLAGGPPLKEVLYRWLSRTPVDGPSDPKVVRRFLEKFIASMRDEVARRVEIAVEKALTPADVERLRERYETEVRNAASFLLAEDDPSADEETREKRQAIRAGLVFIESYRELPRLAWPREILDAVIDMEQSMLIWRQRHARMVERVIGRRMGTGGSAGVDYLDQTALRYRIFSDIWAVRTVLLRKPVVPPIAHAEDYGFRVED, from the coding sequence ATGAGCACACCGCCGGGCACGAACTACTGGGACTACATCCGCGTCGAGGATCTCCTCTCCCTTCAGGGAGGGTACGAGCGCGACGAGCGCAAGCTCGGCAACGACGAGGTGATGTTCATCGTCGTCCACCAGGTCTACGAGCTCTGGTTCAAGCTCATCCTGCGCGAGCTGACCACGGCGCGCGATCTGTTCATGAAGGAGCCGGTGCCCGACGTGGAGCTGGCCGCAGCGGCGCGGTCGTTCCGGCGGGTGGTGACCATCTTCCAGCAGGCGGTGAACCACTTCCAGGTGATGGAGACGATGACCACGCGGGACTACCTGGAGTTTCGCGATCAGCTCATCCCGGCGAGCGGCTTCCAGTCGGCGCAGCTGCGGGAGATCGAGATCCTGCTCGGCCTCGACGACGACCGCCGGGTGCCGCTCGGCAAGGAGTCGAGCTACAAGCAAGCGCTGAAGATGGGGCAGGGCGAGCCGGCGCCTGCGCTCGATCGGGTGGAGGCGCGGCTCGCGGGGGGCCCACCGCTGAAGGAGGTGCTCTACCGCTGGCTGTCGCGCACGCCGGTCGACGGGCCGAGCGATCCGAAGGTGGTGCGCCGCTTCCTGGAGAAGTTCATCGCATCGATGCGTGACGAGGTGGCCCGACGGGTGGAGATCGCCGTGGAGAAGGCGCTCACCCCGGCCGACGTGGAGCGGCTGCGGGAGCGTTACGAGACCGAGGTGCGCAACGCCGCCTCGTTCCTCCTCGCCGAGGACGACCCGTCGGCCGACGAGGAGACGCGGGAGAAGCGGCAGGCCATCCGCGCGGGGCTGGTGTTCATCGAGAGCTACCGCGAGCTGCCGCGCCTCGCCTGGCCGCGCGAGATCCTCGACGCGGTGATCGACATGGAGCAGTCGATGCTGATCTGGCGGCAGCGGCACGCGCGGATGGTGGAGCGGGTGATCGGCCGCCGCATGGGCACGGGCGGCTCGGCGGGGGTGGACTACCTGGACCAGACGGCGCTGCGCTACCGGATCTTCTCCGACATCTGGGCGGTGCGGACGGTGCTCCTCCGCAAGCCGGTGGTGCCGCCGATCGCGCACGCCGAGGACTACGGTTTCCGGGTCGAGGACTGA
- a CDS encoding MBOAT family O-acyltransferase, whose protein sequence is MARRRAPFNMAALPGSHFSFERCHVLFNTLDYAWFFALAFVGSWALALLAGAVRRPLSATGGSSTTGAGGNSGTTDDETQAPGRNRALGWLGSSWPRVIFLLALSYTFYSFWNWKYLPLIFGSSTVDFFLARAIGREERPRVRKALLVVTVVLNLGFLGFFKYWNFAVENVHTVRELLAGAPVSAFDTLKVTLPPVGISFFTFESMSYVIDVYRREMPPHRSYFRYLLFVAFFPHLVAGPIVRPRDLLPQFERMPTLTRDEAGEGMFLVAVGLLKKVVLSDQLAINLVDRVFERPENYSALEVLAGVYGYAAQIYCDFSGYTDIAIGSALLLGVRFPKNFDAPYQATDLADFWRRWHISLSTWLRDYLYIPLGGNRMSEWHTYRNLMITMVLGGLWHGASWTFVFWGFLHGLGLGVTRAFQRSRAKAGKQSAKGRPFPIRAAMVLLTFHYVCFAWIFFRAPSFKQAMLVLKQLATMTTFHPNLPGILVGLLAVAIGCCYVPRALYERIRHGFTVLPAPLQGVVLFLVAVVLHEAASAAAVPFVYFQF, encoded by the coding sequence TTGGCACGCCGCCGCGCGCCGTTCAACATGGCGGCCCTCCCGGGCTCCCACTTTTCCTTCGAACGCTGCCACGTGCTCTTCAACACCCTCGATTACGCCTGGTTTTTCGCGCTCGCCTTCGTGGGGTCCTGGGCCCTCGCGCTCCTCGCTGGTGCCGTCCGTCGGCCGCTCTCGGCGACGGGCGGGAGCAGCACGACCGGCGCCGGCGGCAACTCCGGCACGACCGACGACGAAACCCAGGCGCCGGGGCGCAACCGGGCGCTCGGCTGGCTCGGCTCTTCGTGGCCTCGCGTCATCTTCCTCCTAGCGCTCAGCTACACATTCTATTCCTTTTGGAACTGGAAGTATCTGCCGCTCATCTTCGGCTCTTCCACGGTCGACTTCTTCCTCGCCCGTGCCATCGGCCGGGAAGAGCGCCCGCGGGTGCGCAAGGCGCTGCTCGTCGTCACCGTGGTCCTGAACCTCGGGTTCCTGGGCTTCTTCAAGTACTGGAACTTCGCCGTCGAGAACGTGCACACCGTCCGCGAGCTGCTCGCGGGCGCCCCCGTCTCTGCCTTCGACACCCTCAAGGTCACGCTGCCGCCCGTCGGCATCTCGTTCTTCACCTTCGAGTCGATGAGCTACGTCATCGACGTCTACCGGCGCGAGATGCCGCCGCACCGGAGCTACTTCCGCTACCTGCTCTTCGTCGCCTTCTTCCCGCACCTCGTCGCCGGCCCCATCGTTCGCCCGCGTGACCTGCTCCCGCAGTTCGAGCGCATGCCGACGCTCACCCGCGACGAGGCGGGCGAAGGGATGTTCCTCGTCGCCGTCGGGCTGCTCAAGAAGGTGGTGCTGAGCGACCAGCTCGCCATCAACCTCGTCGACCGCGTCTTCGAGCGCCCCGAGAACTACTCGGCGCTGGAGGTGCTCGCCGGCGTGTACGGCTACGCGGCGCAGATCTACTGCGACTTCTCCGGCTACACCGACATCGCCATCGGCTCGGCGCTCTTGCTCGGCGTCCGCTTCCCGAAGAACTTCGACGCCCCTTACCAGGCCACCGACCTCGCCGACTTCTGGCGTCGCTGGCACATCTCGCTGTCCACCTGGCTGCGCGACTACCTGTACATCCCGCTCGGCGGCAACCGCATGTCGGAGTGGCACACGTACCGCAACCTGATGATCACCATGGTGCTCGGCGGGCTGTGGCACGGTGCCTCGTGGACGTTCGTGTTCTGGGGCTTCCTGCACGGTCTCGGCCTCGGTGTGACGCGGGCGTTCCAGCGCAGCCGCGCGAAGGCGGGCAAGCAGAGCGCGAAGGGGCGGCCGTTCCCCATCCGGGCGGCGATGGTGCTGCTCACGTTCCACTACGTGTGCTTCGCGTGGATCTTCTTCCGTGCGCCGAGCTTCAAGCAGGCGATGCTGGTGCTGAAGCAGCTCGCGACGATGACCACGTTCCACCCGAACTTGCCAGGGATCCTGGTGGGGCTGCTCGCCGTGGCGATCGGGTGCTGCTACGTGCCGCGCGCGCTGTACGAGCGCATTCGCCATGGCTTCACGGTGCTGCCGGCGCCGCTGCAAGGCGTGGTGCTGTTCCTCGTGGCGGTGGTGCTGCACGAGGCGGCGAGTGCGGCGGCGGTGCCGTTCGTTTACTTCCAGTTCTAG
- a CDS encoding polysaccharide deacetylase family protein — MSIGRALLYAASAGAIALAVRSVLLGPISLTVAAVAIAAYVGLLLAGVFILRLGMYADVICRGPSEARGVALTFDDGPSPVHTRAVLDLLDAEGVKATFFVIGRKAEAHPALVQEIAARGHALGVHGYAHDRLFSLRSERFIEADLARAVEVLERLTGKRPTLVRPPVGHTSPPMARIFQKLELEVVGWSVRGFDGLGSARPEKVAERVISGLGDGAIVLLHDAAERDDHEPAGVKALPRILQAMRNKDLVGVRVDRWIAEADVTG; from the coding sequence GTGTCCATCGGTCGGGCGCTCCTCTACGCGGCCTCGGCGGGCGCCATCGCGCTCGCGGTGCGCTCGGTGCTGCTCGGGCCGATCTCGCTCACGGTCGCGGCCGTGGCCATCGCCGCCTACGTGGGGCTCTTGCTCGCCGGGGTCTTCATCCTCCGCCTGGGGATGTACGCCGACGTGATCTGCCGCGGGCCGAGCGAAGCGCGCGGGGTGGCGCTCACGTTCGACGACGGGCCGAGCCCCGTGCACACGCGCGCGGTGCTCGATCTGCTCGACGCCGAGGGAGTGAAGGCGACGTTCTTCGTGATCGGGCGGAAGGCGGAGGCGCACCCGGCGCTGGTGCAGGAGATCGCGGCGCGCGGCCACGCGCTCGGGGTGCACGGCTACGCGCACGATCGGCTGTTCTCGCTGCGGAGCGAGCGGTTCATCGAGGCCGATCTGGCGCGCGCGGTGGAGGTCCTGGAGCGGCTCACCGGCAAGCGTCCGACGCTGGTGCGTCCGCCGGTGGGACACACGAGCCCGCCGATGGCGCGCATCTTCCAGAAGCTCGAGCTGGAGGTGGTGGGCTGGTCGGTGCGGGGGTTCGACGGGCTGGGCAGCGCGCGTCCAGAGAAGGTGGCCGAGCGGGTGATCTCCGGTCTCGGCGACGGCGCGATCGTGCTGCTGCACGACGCCGCCGAGCGCGACGATCACGAGCCTGCCGGCGTGAAGGCGCTGCCGCGCATCCTCCAGGCGATGCGCAACAAGGATCTGGTCGGGGTGCGGGTGGACCGGTGGATCGCCGAAGCCGACGTCACCGGGTGA
- a CDS encoding DUF4145 domain-containing protein, producing the protein MQCPHCLQHFSPQWRYFTQSTFAAEPFGHIPGQRRTRPTMGARPELTMLEAINTHLQDPQYLRIAICAGCSRSTIEAALPRGTEGGPTFFRIWPQGVARPLPPEVPEEFAEDYREASLVLSASPKASAALSRRALQFIIHKQAGIMKKALVSEIQALIDGGTLPSSIARKLDVIRRIGNLAAHPTEDHQTGAIIPVEPDEAEWLLDVLYDLLDFYFVKQAKDARRTAALDTKLAVVGKPPKK; encoded by the coding sequence ATGCAGTGCCCTCACTGCCTCCAGCATTTCAGCCCGCAGTGGCGCTACTTCACCCAGTCCACCTTCGCGGCAGAGCCGTTTGGCCACATTCCAGGACAGCGACGGACGCGCCCGACGATGGGGGCTCGCCCCGAGTTGACGATGCTGGAAGCGATCAACACGCACCTGCAGGACCCGCAGTATTTGCGCATCGCTATTTGCGCAGGATGTTCCAGGTCGACGATCGAGGCAGCGCTTCCGCGAGGTACAGAGGGCGGCCCGACGTTCTTCCGTATCTGGCCCCAGGGCGTGGCACGCCCCCTCCCACCTGAGGTCCCTGAGGAGTTTGCCGAGGACTACCGGGAGGCGAGCTTGGTGCTGTCCGCAAGCCCGAAGGCCAGCGCTGCACTCAGCCGCCGCGCTCTCCAGTTCATCATCCACAAGCAGGCCGGCATCATGAAGAAGGCCCTCGTCAGCGAAATCCAGGCGCTCATCGACGGCGGCACACTACCGTCGAGCATCGCCCGGAAGTTGGACGTGATCCGCCGCATTGGGAACCTCGCCGCCCACCCTACCGAGGACCATCAAACTGGGGCCATCATACCGGTTGAGCCGGACGAAGCGGAGTGGCTGCTCGATGTGCTCTACGACCTGCTGGATTTCTATTTCGTGAAGCAAGCGAAGGATGCCAGGCGGACGGCGGCACTGGACACAAAGCTGGCGGTAGTCGGCAAGCCCCCGAAGAAATAG
- a CDS encoding DUF2914 domain-containing protein, with protein sequence MKTATTWISALALSTAMLALGCNDATPREQVVAPVQNDQVAPSAQVAPAATAASLPSCATPTPSALAQADQPTSAEAAPKTAAAKTAAAKTAAARAEGRAPGAAARDGAPVKVKRLVLTEQIEGREPSTAKSTFSGAEAKKIYAFVEVENPSEGSSEITVSFEPPDGSGARGQVTLDVGASRRWRTWAFTRGAKVAGSWTAVVHGPSGEELARAPFEVTL encoded by the coding sequence ATGAAGACTGCGACGACCTGGATCTCGGCCCTGGCTCTCTCGACGGCGATGCTGGCGCTCGGTTGCAACGACGCGACGCCCCGCGAGCAGGTCGTCGCTCCTGTCCAGAACGACCAGGTGGCGCCCTCGGCGCAGGTCGCTCCCGCTGCAACGGCAGCATCGCTCCCGTCGTGCGCCACCCCGACGCCGTCGGCGCTGGCGCAAGCGGACCAGCCCACCTCCGCGGAAGCTGCGCCGAAGACGGCTGCAGCGAAGACGGCTGCAGCGAAGACGGCCGCAGCGCGAGCGGAGGGACGCGCACCGGGCGCGGCGGCCCGGGACGGCGCGCCGGTCAAGGTGAAGCGGCTCGTGTTGACCGAGCAGATCGAGGGGCGTGAGCCCTCGACGGCGAAGTCGACCTTCAGCGGCGCCGAGGCGAAGAAGATTTATGCCTTCGTCGAGGTGGAGAACCCGTCCGAGGGGTCCAGCGAGATCACCGTGTCGTTCGAGCCTCCGGACGGGAGCGGCGCGCGCGGGCAGGTCACGCTGGACGTGGGCGCTTCGCGGCGGTGGCGGACGTGGGCGTTCACGCGCGGGGCCAAGGTGGCGGGTTCCTGGACCGCGGTGGTCCACGGGCCGAGTGGCGAAGAGCTGGCCCGGGCTCCGTTCGAGGTGACGCTCTGA
- a CDS encoding SirB1 family protein produces the protein MEAPVNLTLFAHVIARSEDEIDLAEAALLIAEAEHPGLEVPRYLAMLDRLGADVRRALDQPLDHTEATVGSAPVEHVLQVIYGQHGFRGNSTDYYDPRNSYLNQVLDRHLGIPITLAIVLLEVCRRAGITAHGVSFPGHFLVRSPLPALPSSGRGALSNRALLIDPFEGRLLGREELKALAARATGSNQEPDPRLLQPASKRQILVRMLSNLRAIYSKRQDPERLREVLERIQVLSPSEELRKELEQIGGRQPWPQRAHLLN, from the coding sequence ATGGAAGCGCCTGTGAACCTCACGCTCTTCGCGCACGTGATCGCGCGCTCCGAAGACGAGATCGATCTGGCCGAGGCGGCGCTGCTCATCGCAGAAGCAGAGCACCCCGGTCTGGAGGTACCGCGCTACCTGGCGATGCTCGATCGCCTCGGCGCGGATGTGCGGAGAGCGCTGGATCAGCCGCTCGATCACACCGAAGCCACGGTCGGGAGCGCGCCGGTGGAGCACGTGCTGCAAGTGATCTACGGGCAGCACGGGTTCCGCGGGAACTCGACGGACTACTACGATCCGCGCAACAGCTACCTGAACCAGGTGCTCGACCGGCACCTCGGGATCCCGATCACGCTGGCCATCGTGCTGCTGGAGGTGTGCCGGCGCGCGGGGATCACGGCGCACGGGGTGTCGTTCCCGGGTCACTTCCTGGTGCGTTCGCCACTGCCGGCGCTCCCGAGCAGCGGGCGCGGTGCGCTGAGCAACCGGGCGCTCCTCATCGATCCGTTCGAGGGTCGGCTGCTCGGTCGCGAGGAGCTGAAGGCGCTCGCCGCACGCGCCACGGGCTCGAACCAGGAGCCGGATCCGCGGCTGCTCCAGCCAGCCAGCAAGCGGCAGATCCTGGTGCGGATGCTGAGCAACCTGCGGGCGATCTACTCGAAACGGCAGGACCCGGAGCGCCTGCGCGAGGTGCTCGAGCGCATCCAGGTGCTCTCGCCGTCAGAGGAGCTGCGCAAGGAGCTGGAGCAGATCGGGGGTCGTCAGCCCTGGCCCCAGCGCGCGCACCTGTTGAACTGA
- a CDS encoding sensor histidine kinase has translation MRLGIRLQLLLALGALLVLAFVPLFFAVASLTQATLETAREASARALGRAVAGHVAAAGAAHVPEPLHSLLDAQLGQEGVGAIGVYATDGTLLTSAGARDSTAALPSLLDPAAEAVTPVPTPRGDGLLVVVPAPLAGAVAVLMHIDPATSTAPSAPLVRLVALYTGVVALALLVAAYIVMTRLVVRPIDRLASAAERVASGAAGARSLDAPRTGARELVDLGNSLARMTERLRADEEALRAKIAEAQRTAKDLRRAQESLIRSERLASVGRLSAGLAHEIGNPLAAILGFQSLLLTGGLPPDEERDFLQRMQRETERIHRILRDLLDFARPASDVLAPSALGPRGARGTRHAHGARHAHGPSDASDASDASDTSDAPSSRSPSSALSRRGAQHATLMPARPPSGSIAEAIADVTSLVQPQKALRDITLAQEIAAALPPVPLAHERLVQVFLNLTMNAADAVAARWGDAPGGRITLRAALITSDVALSSEASSPTEGELTDGELTGGVRIEVEDNGAGIAPEIRDHLFEPFVTTKDVGQGTGLGLAVCRGLIDAAGGTLTVDDVPGGGARFVVCLPRTPVEP, from the coding sequence ATGCGCCTCGGCATCCGGCTCCAGCTCCTCCTCGCTCTCGGCGCCTTGCTGGTGCTCGCCTTCGTCCCCCTCTTCTTCGCCGTGGCCAGCCTCACCCAGGCCACCCTGGAGACCGCCCGCGAAGCCAGCGCCCGCGCCCTCGGCCGCGCCGTCGCTGGACACGTCGCTGCGGCTGGCGCCGCGCACGTCCCCGAGCCGCTGCACTCCCTCCTCGACGCCCAGCTCGGCCAGGAAGGCGTCGGCGCCATCGGCGTCTACGCCACCGACGGCACCCTCCTCACGAGCGCCGGCGCGCGCGACAGCACCGCCGCCTTGCCATCCCTCCTCGATCCCGCGGCCGAAGCCGTCACCCCCGTCCCCACCCCGCGTGGCGACGGCCTCCTCGTCGTCGTCCCTGCCCCGCTCGCGGGCGCCGTCGCCGTGCTCATGCACATCGACCCCGCCACCTCCACCGCACCGAGCGCTCCCCTCGTGCGCCTCGTCGCCCTCTACACCGGCGTCGTCGCCCTCGCCCTCCTCGTCGCCGCGTACATCGTCATGACCCGCCTCGTCGTGCGCCCCATCGATCGCCTCGCCAGCGCCGCCGAACGCGTCGCCTCCGGTGCGGCCGGTGCGCGCAGCCTCGACGCCCCGCGCACCGGCGCGCGCGAGCTCGTCGACCTCGGCAACAGCCTCGCCCGCATGACCGAGCGCCTCCGCGCCGACGAAGAAGCCCTCCGCGCCAAGATCGCCGAGGCCCAGCGCACCGCCAAAGACCTCCGCCGCGCCCAGGAGAGCCTCATCCGCAGCGAACGCCTCGCCTCCGTGGGCCGCCTCTCCGCCGGCCTCGCCCACGAAATCGGAAACCCCCTCGCCGCCATCCTCGGCTTCCAGTCCCTCCTCCTCACCGGCGGCCTCCCGCCCGACGAAGAGCGCGACTTCCTCCAGCGCATGCAGCGCGAAACCGAGCGCATCCACCGCATCCTGCGCGACCTGCTCGACTTCGCGCGCCCCGCGAGCGACGTCCTCGCCCCCTCTGCACTCGGCCCCCGCGGCGCACGTGGCACTCGACACGCGCACGGCGCTCGACACGCGCACGGTCCCTCCGACGCCTCCGACGCCTCCGACGCCTCCGACACTTCCGACGCTCCCAGCAGCCGCAGCCCCTCCAGCGCGCTCTCCCGCCGCGGCGCCCAGCACGCGACCCTGATGCCAGCGCGCCCCCCCAGCGGCTCCATCGCCGAGGCCATCGCCGACGTCACCTCCCTCGTCCAGCCGCAGAAGGCCCTGCGTGACATCACCCTCGCGCAGGAGATCGCTGCGGCGCTCCCCCCTGTCCCGCTCGCCCACGAGCGCCTCGTCCAGGTCTTCCTGAACCTCACCATGAACGCCGCCGACGCCGTGGCCGCACGCTGGGGCGATGCCCCCGGAGGCCGCATCACCCTCCGCGCCGCGCTCATCACCTCCGACGTCGCGCTCTCCTCCGAAGCGTCGAGCCCCACCGAAGGCGAACTCACCGACGGCGAACTCACCGGCGGCGTCCGCATCGAGGTCGAGGACAACGGCGCCGGCATCGCGCCCGAGATCCGAGATCACCTCTTCGAGCCCTTCGTCACCACCAAGGACGTGGGGCAGGGGACCGGCCTCGGACTCGCCGTCTGCCGCGGCCTCATCGACGCCGCGGGCGGCACCCTCACCGTCGACGACGTCCCCGGCGGCGGCGCCCGCTTCGTGGTGTGCCTGCCGCGGACCCCGGTGGAGCCCTGA